One window of Athalia rosae chromosome 2, iyAthRosa1.1, whole genome shotgun sequence genomic DNA carries:
- the LOC105694018 gene encoding uncharacterized protein LOC105694018 isoform X5, with translation MNNPYRARPARARVDHASVPAYGSRNQNTWNTMPPQGQQGTQSSNVYQQPSNPMIQPQQQQQPQDPWEWSTDNGNNGNNDSWNWSVDQKSESQQHLQQHQFPSSHVHSGQTNQNPQPGIHYQNANRNNRPNVLNQYPTFDGTSSRTSLSSGSTANHKEAYNQYTSYDYDQSLQQRQKQPPQQPQQQQYHVPPRPNSKSSPALPDHVQWSANSQQVPNLPPISQNPVARESIDKIQTPPLPPPTNNYNWHSSGQPSSQYLQNHPNATGSGTWQEPLNKQQSMDNQNQWQPSVQASQPFVSPKEYSPPINNENSSNWNNHQQQSNLPNHWPTNHLYGAPNESKLPDYHQNSAFTTTNQWQQSPYQSSNPSEEPVSGHSTAMITNQQNRNIPTNLLQQPLAHHETSSANDWTPSPRPTEFARTEPDTPSMNRHTQDSTETIESHKSLNDWQHNQSPPSQLSSSPGPSVSLSSNSVEQIVSTKKQISERKRSVGMPVSSAMLLSDPSIQTKPNVIERKSLDESHWSEPEINAIPNNPENVAAQNSSDVDWSTTDEWSTVPTGGDLSSGFSQLSLSGKSNKLVENQAPQSDMHSSFNSNDGWNSQPISGSLSENLLAKSSRESIANAQPDHFRDVSEKVQAAETDRQSDNQSIPPPLGSQEHTSPHTYQTDNSRVSEVAPQNAGYDQWYAQRNTAVQSENNWYRQDNQSRPQNWTPEQNIENYENIQQSAEFVNLEVVTPMLQKRNIYGSHDSINRETLDNEPKSGTSQLKDPAVPRDLQEDINNVEVPTLHQPQQSLQVEQGPDNYEFASNDRNTFLETGELTDSHQQHEPSPPSQEDENDEVPNDIPFLREVPGQSSNSDPRRNDPTGQEQNIQVGLRNLDPRRNDPSGQEHNVQPMRNISDRTERRDVPSGQERNIPLQVRADTELLERRNDPSGRERSLPPQQFRNDAPSENRRTLPDTRRNDPSGEECLQPQLVPAPEPTDLREVPGRGNDSEELTQPVDNGVRQIPGGASHSEGVPISNDREDARVVPGSQKGATLTSGNPKHDQSNETRSKREEAVGASLGENQGGNVQLNRRDSYEEGDDEGSGNSREESRERRRERSSERRGYEYDRKSRYYDRDRDYDEDYYYEPRRGVDFERAYNSREDLDRRDTSYRDDERRHTSRDDLDRRGREKEELDRRSRGKDDLDDRRKRDNDRRKVRDGDTRARDPRDYDPRYVRDREYPDRERGRETDRRGRRYEDYDPRDSYRRDYYEDPYTRSSRPSSRSSYNDRDRDYYTRGRDPYYGYNAYGGGYADYTSNYGTNYYAYLENLRRTNPAAYMEWYHKYYASQHQQPQAARGGVNYSEDRASVHSGRSSCDERTTGDKRTLGDISLLEDTAIGSARLTPTKFSTSHVKVSFSTGSLVHMHASYPADGELARVDILRVSSLLAHDPIVRELVAYPGPLIKQVGVTHKKTIIEYCEAKIKKAEYSEDVDDPPSYILLYELMVMLIRQNGNVVGVDIAELLLSNQKSYPYNEKQRPIHARRESVISQKSVVTSGDELNRDTATPLDTDEKRNLNNPLSIDQVTDHFRELLLYGCGQEALEYAMDNGLWGHALFLASKLDKRTHASVMTRFANGLTANDPLQTLYQLQSGRVPASVTCVAEPKWGDWRPHLAMIISNTSPNPDINRKAITTLGDTLMGRGHIHAAHFCYILAQVDFGPYGAPTSKLVLLGSNPNKPYKEFVTNEAIMFTEIYEYARNLSEPGFMLVDLQTFKYGLAVKMVDYGLTEKALLYIEQIAVNIAREPSKYQLSFIEHIHNLGDRIKYNDPVCKDSIDDAANLTWLNNLKEIVDKCKNGEIIQESMYDTHATNDDNNINQPQEQYNGQQPQQHWGACQPEYHDGPTSLMEVPTVDVQREWQPMSLPNTIQDPYTSNNQNPQYIENSPDVTQNQQPQSQLDYWGQQGYSQPGYTAPEYSQTDLQQQPEQSQYRNEQVHTDNVQQEWNYESKKEEKPPTPDPQPTISMGPSKNKQYDPLAELDALDNPTQSSKLAGGSKKPVEKPSEKKNAASGSSWFGGFFSKLAPKPKNQMILPDDSDPTIVWDAVGKKWTNKDADGDESSGAPPPPPKASEMGFRLPQTESLPPVKTMPSSVDHSGRFDEVSNNVVHKPPTGNNMFKMPKGRSLRANYVDVMNPGGSKSGAAAPSVTPPTAAAPMPNTTTSPQFFIPAPVNDPGAPVDFLTSASVANGENLQQGLSRWSSASSLSREVQSYTMRDPRLLQQEKVIFLNSGIIYSNIFDIVSTSISKLVYLDDLKFIFLILSCHL, from the exons ATGAAC aatCCATATCGAGCGAGGCCAGCTAGAGCTAGGGTGGACCATGCTTCGGTACCTGCTTATGGTTCTCggaatcaaaatacatggaatACTATGCCACCTCAAGGGCAGCAGGGTACACAATCTTCCAATGTTTATCAGCAACCATCAAATCCCATGATTCAACctcagcagcaacaacagccaCAGGATCCATGGGAATGGAGTACCGACAATGGTAATAATGGCAATAATGATTCGTGGAATTGGAGCGTTGATCAAAAGTCAGAATCACAACAGCATTTGCAGCAACATCAGTTTCCATCCAGTCATGTACATAGTGGTCAAACTAATCAAAATCCACAGCCAGGAATTCACTATCAGAATGCAAATAGAAACAATAGACCTAATGTACTTAATCAATATCCCACATTTGATGGGACTTCATCAAGGACTAGCTTAAGTAGTGGATCAACAGCAAATCATAAAGAAGCATATAATCAATATACATCTTACGACTATGATCAGTCACTACAGCAGCGGCAGAAGCAGCCGCCTCAGCAGCCACAACAACAGCAGTATCATGTACCTCCTAGGCCTAATTCTAAGTCAAGTCCGGCTTTACCTGATCATGTACAATGGTCTGCAAACAGCCAGCAGGTGCCAAATTTACCTCCAATCTCACAAAACCCTGTAGCTCGTGAGAGTATTGACAAAATTCAAACACCTCCACTTCCTCCTCCAACAAACAACTACAATTGGCATAGCAGTGGTCAACCTTCCTCACAATATCTGCAGAATCATCCCAATGCCACTGGCAGTGGGACTTGGCAGGAACCTTTAAACAAGCAACAGTCTATGGATAATCAGAATCAATGGCAGCCTTCAGTCCAAGCTTCTCAACCCTTCGTATCTCCTAAGGAATACTCTCCGCCAattaacaatgaaaattcttctaATTGGAATAATCATCAGCAGCAAAGTAATTTACCTAATCACTGGCCGACTAACCATTTGTACGGTGCTCCAAATGAATCAAAATTACCTGATTATCATCAGAATTCTGCTTTTACAACGACAAATCAATGGCAGCAGTCACCGTACCAGTCGTCAAATCCTTCAGAAGAACCTGTGAGTGGGCACTCTACTGCCATGATAACCAATCAGCAAAATAGAAATATTCCAACAAATCTTTTGCAGCAGCCACTTGCTCATCACGAAACTTCTAGTGCTAATGATTGGACACCTTCGCCAAGACCTACAGAGTTTGCACGAACAGAGCCAGATACACCGTCAATGAATCGTCACACGCAGGACTCCACCGAAACAATAGAAAGTCATAAAAGTTTAAACGATTGGCAACACAATCAATCTCCCCCATCACAACTTTCATCTTCTCCAGGCCCCTCAGTCTCTCTATCATCCAATAGCGTTGAGCAAATTGTGTCaacaaaaaagcaaattagtgaaagaaaGAGATCTGTGGGTATGCCAGTTTCGAGTGCTATGCTCTTGAGTGACCCATCAATACAAACCAAACCAAACGTCATTGAACGAAAATCTTTGGACGAGTCCCATTGGTCTGAACCTGAAATTAATGCAATTCCAAATAATCCGGAAAATGTTGCTGCTCAAAATAGCAGTGATGTAGACTGGTCTACCACTGATGAGTGGAGTACTGTTCCAACAGGAGGTGATTTATCTAGTGGTTTTAGTCAATTAAGCCTTTCTGGTAAATCTAATAAGTTAGTAGAAAATCAAGCTCCACAGTCCGATATGCATTCCTCCTTTAACTCCAATGATGGCTGGAACTCTCAACCAATCTCTGGATCTTtgtctgaaaatttattggCAAAATCATCACGTGAAAGTATAGCTAATGCGCAGCCAGACCATTTCCGTGATGTCTCTGAAAAAGTTCAAGCTGCCGAGACTGACAGACAATCGGATAATCAATCTATCCCTCCTCCACTGGGCTCTCAAGAACATACTTCGCCTCATACATATCAAACCGATAATAGCCGGGTTTCTGAAGTTGCACCACAAAATGCTGGATACGATCAGTGGTACGCACAGCGTAATACTGCAGTACAATCAGAGAATAACTGGTACCGTCAGGACAACCAGAGTAGACCACAAAATTGGACACCTGAgcagaatattgaaaattatgaaaacatACAACAGTCTGCCGAGTTTGTGAATTTAGAAGTTGTGACTCCTATGCTACAGAAACGGAATATTTACGGATCACACGATTCCATAAATAGAGAAACTTTAGATAACGAACCTAAATCAGGCACAAGCCAATTGAAGGATCCGGCTGTTCCAAGAGACTTGCAAGAAGACATCAATAATGTTGAAGTACCAACTCTACATCAACCACAACAATCTCTTCAAGTTGAACAG gGACCGGACAATTACGAGTTTGCGTCAAATGATAGAAATACATTCTTGGAAACTGGTGAATTAACAGATTCTCATCAGCAGCATGAGCCTTCACCACCTAGCcaagaagatgaaaatgatgagGTTCCAAATGATATTCCTTTCCTAAGAGAGGTGCCTGGCCAGTCGAGTAATTCGGATCCTCGGAGAAACGATCCAACAGGCCAAGAGCAGAACATTCAAGTTGGTCTACGCAATCTGGATCCTCGTAGAAATGATCCTTCTGGGCAAGAACATAACGTTCAACCAATGAGAAATATCAGCGATCGAACTGAGCGCAGAGATGTTCCTTCAGGTCAAGAACGAAATATTCCCTTGCAAGTACGGGCTGATACAGAGTTACTCGAGCGCCGAAATGATCCTTCTGGTAGGGAAAGATCATTGCCTCCTCAACAGTTTAGAAATGATGCTCCATCAGAAAATCGCAGAACTCTGCCAGATACAAGACGCAATGATCCGTCTGGTGAAGAATGTCTACAACCACAGCTTGTTCCAGCTCCAGAACCAACTGACTTGAGAGAAGTTCCGGGAAGAGGAAACGATAGTGAAGAACTCACTCAACCAGTGGATAATGGTGTGCGGCAAATCCCAGGGGGAGCTTCACATAGTGAGGGAGTCCCAATTTCTAATGATAGAGAGGATGCGCGAGTAGTCCCTGGATCTCAAAAAGGAGCAACACTCACCT CTGGAAACCCTAAACATGATCAATCCAATGAGACTCGGAGCAAACGGGAGGAAGCAGTTGGTGCTTCATTGGGTGAAAATCAAGGTGGTAATGTCCAATTGAATCGGAGAGATTCGTATGAGGAAGGAGATGATGAAGGATCTGGAAATAGTAGGGAGGAAAGCAGAGAGCGGCGAAGGGAGAGAAGTTCAGAACGACGTGGATATGAGTATGACAGAAAAAGCAGATA TTACGACCGTGACCGTGATTACGATgaagattattattacgaaCCGAGACGAGGTGTTGATTTCGAACGAGCCTACAACTCTCGAGAAGATTTGGATCGTCGTGATACCTCATACCGTGATGACGAGCGACGCCACACAAGTAGGGATGATCTAGATAGACGTggcagagaaaaagaagagctcGATAGAAGAAGCAGAGGTAAGGATGATCTTgatgatagaagaaaaagggatAATGATAGAAGAAAAGTAAGAGATGGAGATACACGGGCAAGAGACCCAAGAGACTATGATCCGAGATATGTGCGCGATAGGGAGTACCCTGATCGAGAAAGGGGAAGAGAGACTGATAGACGGGGGCGTAGGTACGAAGACTATGATCCACGGGATTCCTATAGAAGAGATTATTATGAAGATCCTTACACCAGAAG CTCGAGGCCATCCAGCAGATCATCCTATAACGACAGAGATCGAGACTATTATACGAGGGGTAGAGATCCTTATTATGGATATAACG CGTATGGCGGGGGTTATGCAGATTATACTTCAAATTATGGAACAAACTACTATGCATATTTGGAGAACTTGAGGCGTACGAATCCTGCTGCTTATATGGAATGGTATCACAAATATTATGCCTCGCAGCATCAGCAGCCGCAGGCTGCTCGAGGCGGTGTCAACTATTCAGAGGACAGGGCAAGTGTTCATTCGGGACGTAGCTCATGTGATGAAAG GACAACTGGTGATAAACGCACCCTAGGTGATATCTCTTTATTGGAAGATACTGCAATTGGATCAGCCCGATTAACTCCCACCAAATTTTCTACGTCTCATGTTAAAG ttAGTTTCTCAACCGGCTCATTGGTTCATATGCATGCAAGCTATCCTGCTGATGGAGAACTTGCCAGAGTAGATATTCTTCGTGTGTCAAGTTTACTTGCGCATGATCCCATTGTGCGAGAACTAGTGGCATACCCTGGCCCTCTGATTAAGCAAGT GGGTGTCACCCACAAAAAAACCATTATCGAATATTGTGaggcgaaaataaagaaagcaGAATACAGTGAAGATGTGGACGATCCACCGtcatatatattattgtacgAGTTGATGGTGATGCTGATCCGCCAAAATGGG AATGTTGTTGGAGTTGACATAGCGGAGCTATTGCTCTCCAATCAAAAGTCATATCCATACAATGAAAAACAAAGGCCAATTCATGCCAGAAGGGAATCAGTGATTTCTCAGAAGTCCGTTGTTACGAGTGGAGATGAGCTCAATAGAGATACTGCAACACCTTTGGATACAGATGAGAAACGCAATTTAAATAATCCACTTTCCATTGATCAAGTCACAGATCATTTTAGGGAGTTGCTTTTATATGGGTGTGGCCAGGAAGCATTAg AATATGCAATGGACAATGGACTCTGGGGTCACGCTTTGTTTCTTGCTAGCAAGTTGGATAAACGAACACACGCATCGGTCATGACTCGGTTTGCGAATGGATTGACGGCAAACGACCCGTTGCAGACATTGTATCAGCTTCAGTCTGGTCGAGTACCGGCTAGTGTTACG tGTGTCGCGGAGCCTAAATGGGGAGATTGGCGACCTCATCTAGCAATGATAATATCGAACACATCCCCTAATCCAGATATTAATCGTAAAGCGATCACCACCTTAGGTGACACTTTGATGGGGAGAGGTCATATACATGCAGCCCATTTCTGCTACATTTTGGCTCAAGTTGATTTCGGGCCTTATGGAGCGCCAACTAGTAAGCTAGTTCTGCTTGGTTCAAACCCCAATAAGCCATATAAAGAGTTTGTTACCAATGAAGCCATCATGTTCACCGAGATTTATGAATACGCCCGCAACCTCAGCGAACCTGGCTTTATGCTCGTTGATCTACAGACTTTCAAATACGGGCTGGCTGTGAAAATGGTTGATTATGGACTCACAGAAAAAGCTTTATTGTACATCGAACAGATTGCTGTAAACATTGCTCGTGAGCCATCAAAGTATCAGTTGTCGTTTATTGAGCATATTCACAATTTAGGCGACAGAATTAAGTATAATGATCCAGTATGCAAGGACTCAATTGATGATGCTGCGAATCTCACATGGCTcaataatttgaaagaaattgtTGATAAGTGCAAG AATGGAGAAATTATTCAAGAAAGTATGTACGACACACACGCTacaaatgatgataataacattaATCAACCGCAAGAACAATACAATGGTCAGCAGCCTCAACAACATTGGGGTGCGTGTCAACCTGAATATCACGATGGTCCAACTTCTCTCATGGAAGTGCCAACAGTTGACGTACAAAGAGAGTGGCAGCCGATGTCGTTGCCCAATACTATCCAGGACCCGTATACttcaaataatcaaaatcCTCAGTATATTGAGAATTCGCCTGATGTCACTCAGAACCAGCAACCACAGTCACAATTAGATTATTGGGGACAGCAAGGTTATAGTCAACCTGGTTACACTGCTCCAGAATATTCTCAGACCGATCTACAACAACAGCCTGAGCAGTCGCAATATCGGAATGAACAAGTACATACCGATAATGTACAACAAGAATGGAACTATGAG tcaaagaaggaagagaagccACCTACACCTGAC CCGCAGCCAACAATAAGTATGGGACCATCCAAAAATAAGCAATATGATCCCTTAGCAGAACTCGATGCTTTGGATAACCCAACACAATCATCAAAATTAGCTGGAGGATCTAAAAAACCTGTTGAGAAACcatcagaaaagaaaaatgctgCCAGTGGGAGTTCATGGTTTGGTGGATTCTTCAGTAAACTTGCTCCTAAGCCGAAGAATCAGATGATTTTGCCAGATGATAGTGACCCAACG ATCGTGTGGGATGCTGTTGGTAAAAAATGGACAAATAAAGATGCTGATGGGGACGAGAGTTCTGGCGCCCCACCACCTCCACCAAAAGCTTCTGAAATGGGCTTCAGATTACCTCAAACAGAATCTTTACCTCCAGTAAAGACAATGCCGTCTTCTGTTGACCATTCAGGTCGATTTGATGAAGTCTCTAATAATGTTGTTCACAAACCACCCACTGGAAACAACATGTTTAAGATGCCAAAAGGCAGAAGTTTAAGAGCAAACTACGTTGATGTAATGAACCCTGGTGGGTCAAAAAGTGGTGCTGCTGCACCATCTGTAACACCTCCTACAGCTGCCGCACCAATGCCCAATACTACAACTTCACCTCAATTCTTTATTCCTGCACCAG TGAATGATCCAGGTGCACCAGTTGACTTTTTGACCTCTGCCTCAGTAGCTAATGGTGAAAATCTACAGCAAGGG CTCTCTCGGTGGAGCTCGGCAAGCTCGCTTTCTCGAGAGGTACAGAGCTACACTATGAGGGATCCGCGTCTCCTTCAACAAGAAAAGGTAATATTTCTGAACTCTGGTATTATTTACTCCAACATATTTGATATAGTATCAACATCAATTTCAAAGCTTGTCTACTtggatgatttgaaatttatatttctaaTTCTTAGTTGTCACTTGTGA